The Dendropsophus ebraccatus isolate aDenEbr1 chromosome 10, aDenEbr1.pat, whole genome shotgun sequence genome has a segment encoding these proteins:
- the NDUFA8 gene encoding NADH dehydrogenase [ubiquinone] 1 alpha subcomplex subunit 8 gives MPGTVDIPTAEELSVQEVNVSSAVLKAAAHHYGSQCDKPNKEFMLCRWEEKDPRKCLNEGRKVNECALDFFRKIKTHCAEPFTDYWTCLDYTGLLELRHCRKQQQAFDNCVLDKLGWVRPDLGELSKVTKVKTDRPLPENVFHSRPRPEPNPPVEGELTPSKYGSKLFFWNW, from the exons ATGCCCGGGACCGTGGATATCCCCACGGCGGAGGAGCTGTCAGTGCAGGAG GTGAATGTGAGCTCTGCTGTGCTGAAGGCTGCAGCCCACCACTATGGCTCCCAGTGTGACAAGCCGAACAAAGAATTCATGTTGTGTCGCTGGGAAGAAAAAGATCCCAGGAAGTGTCTGAATGAAGGCAGAAAAGTAAATGAATGCGCCCTGGACTTCTTCAG GAAAATTAAGACCCATTGTGCTGAGCCCTTTACCGATTATTGGACTTGTCTGGACTATACTGGCTTATTGGAGCTCCGTCACTGTCGTAAACAGCAGCAGGCATTTGATAACTGTGTTCTTGATAAGCTCGGCTGGGTGAGACCAGATCTGGGAGAATTGTCCAAG GTGACAAAAGTGAAGACTGACAGACCCCTCCCAGAAAATGTCTTCCACTCAAGGCCCAGACCAGAACCAAACCCTCCAGTCGAGGGAGAACTAACACCCTCCAAATATGGCAGCAAGCTCTTCTTCTGGAATTGGTAG